Proteins from a single region of Noviherbaspirillum saxi:
- a CDS encoding HD-GYP domain-containing protein, with amino-acid sequence MNHTQWLELQVKECKTLLRDSHLETIFALMRASLFKDEETGAHVHRISHYSAHLATALGMDANFVDTIFFASAMHDIGKIGVPDGILLKPGPHTAEEAAVMQRHPIIGATILGKSGSPFVAMGAEIALRHHERWDGSGYPDGQAGEAIPLAGRIMAVCDVYDALRSRRSYKDSMTHTAAVRVIAEGDGRTSPAHFDPAVLAAFVRDAEYFEEIFEEHHDDPSTADWLPRIP; translated from the coding sequence ATGAATCATACGCAGTGGCTTGAACTGCAGGTGAAGGAGTGTAAGACTCTTCTACGTGACAGTCATCTCGAAACCATCTTCGCGCTCATGCGAGCATCACTCTTCAAGGACGAGGAGACTGGAGCGCACGTTCACCGGATCAGCCATTACAGTGCCCACCTGGCGACTGCTCTCGGCATGGATGCCAACTTTGTCGATACCATCTTTTTCGCCAGCGCTATGCACGACATCGGCAAGATCGGCGTCCCGGATGGAATCCTGCTCAAGCCTGGTCCGCATACTGCAGAAGAGGCCGCCGTCATGCAACGTCATCCGATCATTGGAGCAACGATCCTCGGGAAGAGCGGGTCACCTTTCGTTGCGATGGGCGCCGAGATCGCCCTGCGTCATCATGAGCGCTGGGACGGCAGCGGCTATCCGGATGGTCAAGCTGGCGAAGCGATCCCGCTGGCGGGCCGCATCATGGCCGTTTGCGATGTGTATGACGCGCTTCGATCGCGCCGTTCTTACAAAGACTCGATGACCCACACCGCAGCGGTACGCGTGATTGCCGAAGGGGATGGCCGGACAAGTCCCGCGCATTTCGATCCGGCGGTTCTTGCCGCATTTGTTCGCGATGCAGAATACTTCGAAGAAATTTTTGAGGAACATCACGACGATCCGTCAACTGCTGATTGGTTACCACGCATTCCCTGA
- a CDS encoding CHASE domain-containing protein, with protein sequence MRTYEQVLRGTKAFLQGAPHKARNEFHVYINTLQLTEQFPGIQGIGISEIIPHARLTSHIAEVRQEGFPNYTVWPPGERDILTSITQIEPFDERNQRAFGFDMYSQPVRRTAMAQARDSGRAALSGKITLVQESGTGIQPGFLMYLAVYRAGMDTHTVEQRRNSIVGWVYAPFRIADFLQGLGGERSSDLTIRIYDGPVKSEAACLYGCTSANSTPALMHVTESIHIAGRPWLLEIQSSPALERRLSTTAPELIALSGVVVAALLSLLAWSLATRRARATDLAETMTRELKASHDRLEVEQDRMKVILENSHEAFIAIDEQGVITDWNRQAERTFGWTAAQAIGRNLAKTIIPEDQRDAHNAGFQRFLKTGTGPVINRRIEVSALHRNGTVVPIELAIAAVRSENGYTANAFIRDLTQRKLAEAHEAERQKTLDETRQALQQAQKMEAVGKLTGGVAHDFNNVLQIISGNIQMLLYGGGTKEQHEKRLHDVMGAVDKAANLSSQLLAFARRQPLQPRVVNVCTLLGAMDDMVRRVLGAEITVETMVIDSRCNTLVDPNQLENVILNLVINARDAMNGRGTLTIEVDHVEMGNDDVEPFPDLLPGHYVLLAISDTGVGMNADVMAQAFEPFFTTKPVGEGTGLGLSMVYGFVKQSGGHIKIYSEIGQGTSVKIYLPSSNELEQHTSGPAPKDVVIGGNETILLVEDDLDIQSSVGDMLLELGYHVVTANDGASALGILNRGAAIDLLFTDVVMPGPVSSTALVEQAKRIAPQIAVLFTSGYTQNAIVHGGRLDPGVHLLSKPYHRDQMARMVRQILDQRTTARA encoded by the coding sequence ATGCGTACCTATGAGCAAGTGCTGCGAGGCACGAAGGCCTTCTTGCAAGGCGCGCCGCATAAAGCGCGGAACGAGTTTCATGTCTATATCAATACGCTGCAACTGACCGAGCAATTTCCAGGCATCCAAGGAATCGGCATATCCGAAATCATTCCTCATGCGCGCTTGACCTCGCACATCGCGGAAGTTCGTCAGGAAGGATTTCCCAACTACACAGTATGGCCTCCCGGCGAACGTGACATTCTGACGTCCATTACGCAGATTGAGCCGTTTGACGAGCGTAACCAACGTGCGTTCGGATTCGATATGTACAGTCAACCTGTGCGACGAACCGCCATGGCGCAGGCGCGCGACTCCGGCAGGGCTGCATTATCGGGAAAGATCACGTTGGTACAGGAAAGCGGGACAGGCATCCAGCCCGGTTTTCTCATGTACCTCGCGGTATATCGCGCCGGCATGGATACTCATACGGTCGAGCAACGTCGTAACAGTATTGTAGGCTGGGTCTATGCTCCATTCCGTATCGCGGACTTTTTGCAGGGCCTCGGCGGTGAACGCTCCTCCGACCTGACCATACGTATCTATGATGGACCAGTGAAGTCGGAAGCAGCATGCCTGTACGGCTGCACCTCGGCGAACTCCACGCCGGCTCTGATGCATGTAACTGAATCCATACATATTGCAGGTCGCCCCTGGCTCCTGGAGATACAGTCATCACCTGCTTTGGAGCGCCGACTTTCGACAACGGCGCCAGAACTGATCGCTCTGAGCGGCGTAGTGGTCGCAGCACTGCTGTCGCTACTGGCGTGGAGCCTGGCAACGAGGCGAGCCCGGGCAACCGATCTGGCCGAAACCATGACCCGGGAACTAAAAGCATCGCATGACCGGCTTGAGGTTGAGCAAGACCGTATGAAAGTCATCCTGGAGAATTCTCACGAAGCTTTTATTGCTATTGACGAGCAAGGCGTCATTACCGACTGGAACAGGCAAGCCGAGCGCACCTTTGGCTGGACTGCTGCCCAGGCTATCGGTCGGAATCTTGCAAAAACCATTATCCCCGAAGACCAGCGAGACGCGCATAACGCCGGCTTTCAACGCTTCCTCAAGACCGGAACGGGACCGGTTATCAATCGCCGCATCGAGGTCAGCGCACTGCATCGCAACGGAACAGTTGTTCCAATCGAGTTGGCAATTGCTGCAGTCAGGAGTGAAAACGGCTACACGGCCAATGCCTTTATCAGGGACCTGACCCAGCGCAAACTGGCTGAAGCGCACGAAGCCGAGCGACAGAAAACCTTGGATGAGACCCGGCAAGCGCTGCAGCAGGCGCAAAAAATGGAAGCGGTGGGCAAACTCACCGGCGGCGTGGCACATGACTTCAACAATGTTCTGCAAATCATTTCAGGAAACATCCAGATGCTATTGTATGGCGGTGGTACCAAGGAACAGCACGAGAAGCGGCTACACGATGTAATGGGCGCCGTCGATAAAGCCGCCAATTTGTCCTCTCAGCTCCTGGCATTCGCACGACGTCAGCCATTGCAGCCTCGTGTGGTCAATGTCTGCACACTACTTGGCGCAATGGATGACATGGTGCGGCGGGTATTGGGAGCGGAAATAACGGTCGAGACGATGGTGATCGACAGCCGTTGCAATACGCTGGTCGATCCCAATCAGCTGGAGAACGTTATTCTCAACCTCGTCATCAATGCGCGAGACGCAATGAACGGCCGTGGAACGCTGACCATCGAAGTCGATCATGTCGAGATGGGCAATGACGATGTAGAGCCCTTTCCCGATCTACTGCCTGGACACTATGTACTGCTCGCGATTTCGGATACCGGCGTGGGAATGAACGCCGACGTGATGGCGCAGGCATTTGAACCTTTCTTTACGACCAAACCGGTAGGGGAAGGCACAGGCCTGGGCTTAAGCATGGTCTATGGATTTGTCAAGCAGAGCGGCGGCCACATTAAAATCTATAGCGAGATCGGACAAGGTACGTCGGTAAAAATTTACTTGCCAAGTTCGAATGAGCTGGAACAGCACACATCCGGCCCGGCGCCCAAAGATGTTGTGATTGGTGGAAACGAAACCATCCTGCTCGTGGAAGACGATCTCGATATCCAGTCCTCGGTCGGCGATATGCTGCTTGAACTTGGTTATCACGTGGTCACCGCGAATGATGGCGCAAGCGCGCTTGGCATCCTTAACCGGGGCGCAGCCATAGACTTACTGTTTACCGATGTCGTCATGCCGGGTCCTGTAAGCAGCACAGCATTGGTCGAACAGGCGAAACGGATTGCTCCCCAGATCGCCGTTCTCTTTACGTCAGGCTATACGCAGAATGCCATCGTTCATGGCGGTCGGCTTGATCCGGGAGTGCATTTACTAAGTAAACCCTATCATCGGGACCAGATGGCCCGCATGGTACGCCAGATCCTGGATCAAAGAACGACTGCACGGGCGTAA
- a CDS encoding ABC transporter ATP-binding protein: protein MHAGDNPILEVEGVTLAFGGIKALNEVSFRVAEGSITSVIGPNGAGKTSVFNTISGFYKPASGDIRFRGRSLAGVPPPKRAALGLARSFQNIALFRGMTVLDNIKLGRHSHLKTGPLAALFFTPAARREEEQLRQEIEERIIDFLEIDHIRKAPVASLSYGLQKRVELARALAMKPQILLLDEPVAGMNREETEDMARFILEVRREWGITILMVEHDMGMVMDLSDHVIVLNFGQVIADGRPAEVQANPEVIKAYLGSGDVLALRARFSAAARKAEGATMRTAA, encoded by the coding sequence TTGCATGCAGGAGACAACCCCATACTTGAGGTTGAGGGCGTCACGCTCGCGTTTGGCGGGATCAAGGCGCTCAACGAGGTCAGCTTTCGTGTTGCGGAAGGTTCGATTACTTCCGTGATTGGCCCGAACGGGGCCGGCAAGACGTCGGTATTCAATACCATTTCCGGTTTTTACAAGCCTGCGTCGGGCGATATCCGCTTTCGCGGACGCAGTCTGGCCGGCGTGCCGCCGCCGAAGCGCGCAGCGCTGGGACTGGCGCGCAGCTTTCAGAATATTGCGCTGTTCCGTGGCATGACCGTGCTGGATAACATCAAGCTGGGACGGCATAGCCATCTGAAGACCGGGCCGCTCGCTGCCCTGTTCTTCACGCCGGCCGCGCGGCGCGAGGAAGAACAGCTGCGGCAGGAAATCGAAGAGCGCATCATCGACTTTCTTGAAATCGACCATATCCGCAAGGCGCCTGTCGCTTCCCTCTCCTACGGTCTGCAAAAGCGCGTCGAACTGGCGCGCGCACTGGCGATGAAACCGCAGATCCTGCTGCTCGATGAGCCGGTTGCCGGCATGAATCGCGAAGAGACCGAAGACATGGCGCGCTTTATTCTCGAAGTGCGGCGCGAATGGGGCATCACGATTCTGATGGTCGAGCATGACATGGGGATGGTGATGGATCTGTCGGACCATGTGATCGTATTGAATTTCGGCCAGGTAATTGCCGACGGCAGGCCGGCGGAAGTGCAGGCCAATCCCGAGGTCATCAAGGCGTATCTGGGCTCCGGCGATGTGCTCGCGCTGCGCGCACGTTTCAGCGCTGCCGCACGCAAGGCCGAAGGTGCAACCATGCGGACCGCGGCATGA
- a CDS encoding branched-chain amino acid ABC transporter permease: MNVDWLFFLEISLAGLGTGGLYALTGLAFVIIYKATRVVNLAIGDMLMIGAYLFFAFSAGLGLPLWISVPAALLGVAALGALIERTMIRPMLGESPISSFMVTVGLSSILVGLVELIWTADQRRLPEFLPTTPIQIGEAFLPPKIFYGFWIAVSLIALVLLTFRFWRGGIALRATASDQAAAYSMGINVPRVFSLSWCFAALIAGVAGIVVGTIGGLSSTMGVFGLSVLVVVIFGGLDSVLGALVGGLFVGLIEAWAGTYLGGEYKLLATFSLLVLILLVRPYGLFGTHEIERL, encoded by the coding sequence ATGAATGTCGACTGGCTGTTCTTCCTCGAGATTTCGCTGGCCGGCCTGGGCACCGGCGGTCTGTATGCGCTGACCGGCCTGGCCTTTGTCATCATTTACAAGGCGACCAGGGTGGTCAATCTGGCGATCGGCGACATGCTGATGATCGGCGCCTATCTGTTCTTTGCCTTCTCGGCCGGACTGGGATTGCCGCTCTGGATCTCGGTGCCGGCGGCACTGCTCGGCGTGGCTGCGCTGGGGGCATTGATCGAACGCACGATGATACGTCCGATGCTGGGCGAATCGCCGATTTCTTCCTTCATGGTGACAGTGGGCTTGTCGTCGATTCTGGTCGGACTGGTCGAATTGATCTGGACCGCGGATCAACGACGCTTGCCCGAGTTCCTGCCCACGACGCCGATCCAGATTGGCGAAGCCTTCCTGCCGCCGAAAATTTTCTATGGCTTCTGGATCGCCGTGTCGCTGATTGCGCTGGTGCTGCTGACCTTCCGCTTCTGGCGCGGCGGCATCGCGCTGCGTGCGACCGCATCCGACCAGGCGGCAGCCTATTCGATGGGCATCAATGTGCCGCGCGTGTTTTCGCTGTCGTGGTGCTTCGCAGCCCTGATTGCCGGCGTGGCGGGTATCGTGGTCGGTACGATCGGCGGGCTGTCGTCGACGATGGGGGTATTTGGCCTGTCGGTATTGGTCGTGGTGATTTTCGGCGGGCTGGACAGTGTGTTGGGCGCCTTGGTCGGCGGCTTGTTCGTGGGCTTGATCGAGGCCTGGGCCGGCACCTATCTCGGCGGCGAGTACAAACTGCTCGCCACATTCAGCCTGCTGGTGCTGATCCTGCTGGTCCGGCCCTACGGCCTGTTCGGCACCCACGAAATCGAGAGGCTGTAA
- a CDS encoding branched-chain amino acid ABC transporter permease — MRIGSAKQSYRVDEALFDSTTQQTWFGVLVLMLAAFPFVANDYWLYLACLVSINIASTIGLNILTGYTGLVSLGQAAFMGLGAYTVAILQIRYGTPFLLNLLAGGVVAMIGGIVVGLPSLRVKGLYLAIATIAAGFMTHFLFSHWASLTGGTGGLTVPPATFLGNELDTSFRIYWFVVPITVLMLFGAANLFRTRIGRAFIAIRDRDISAAVLGIPLLRYKLMSFALSSFYAGVAGGMFAYFFRLVTPESFPLIMSIFFLAAVIVGGMGTILGSVLGAVFMTLVPELLKLIVGWLPLGGNATLVLSPVRTIVFGLMIVLFLILEPHGLAEIWRRIRRVFHLWPFRT, encoded by the coding sequence ATGCGCATCGGCTCCGCCAAACAAAGCTATCGGGTCGATGAAGCCCTGTTCGACAGCACGACACAACAGACGTGGTTCGGCGTGCTGGTACTGATGCTCGCGGCCTTTCCCTTCGTGGCCAACGATTACTGGCTGTATCTGGCATGCCTGGTGTCGATCAATATCGCCAGCACCATAGGCTTGAATATCCTCACCGGCTATACCGGTCTTGTGAGCCTCGGCCAAGCCGCCTTCATGGGACTTGGCGCTTATACCGTGGCCATTTTACAGATCCGATATGGCACGCCATTTCTGCTGAACCTGCTCGCGGGCGGCGTGGTCGCGATGATAGGCGGCATCGTGGTCGGCCTGCCCTCGCTGCGTGTCAAAGGGCTGTATCTGGCCATCGCTACCATCGCCGCCGGGTTCATGACGCACTTCCTGTTTTCACACTGGGCAAGCCTGACCGGCGGCACCGGCGGGTTGACGGTGCCGCCCGCCACGTTTCTCGGCAATGAGCTTGATACCTCGTTCCGCATCTACTGGTTCGTGGTTCCCATTACCGTGCTGATGCTGTTCGGTGCTGCCAACCTGTTCCGTACCCGTATCGGACGCGCCTTCATCGCGATCCGCGACCGCGATATCTCGGCGGCCGTGCTCGGCATTCCCTTGCTGCGCTACAAACTCATGTCATTTGCCTTGTCCTCGTTCTATGCAGGCGTGGCGGGCGGCATGTTTGCCTATTTCTTCCGGCTGGTGACGCCGGAAAGCTTCCCTCTCATCATGTCGATCTTTTTTCTTGCAGCGGTCATCGTCGGTGGCATGGGCACCATTCTCGGCAGCGTGCTGGGAGCGGTTTTCATGACTCTAGTGCCGGAACTGCTGAAGCTGATTGTCGGCTGGCTGCCGCTGGGCGGCAATGCGACGCTGGTGCTGTCGCCGGTGCGCACCATTGTTTTCGGTTTGATGATCGTGCTGTTTCTGATCCTTGAACCGCATGGTTTGGCGGAGATCTGGCGACGCATCCGCCGCGTGTTCCACCTATGGCCATTCCGGACATAG
- a CDS encoding ABC transporter substrate-binding protein, whose translation MQMKKWITALTAASAMTMAASASAQQEDIVLGGSIPMTGVFAFAGIAIDQGIKDYVKMLNDAGGIKGRKVLYVPEDTAYKVDQSMAAYKKITSQHKVNLYYADSTGFSKTVNPEIERAGSILMTGASFGKEINDPKKYPSQFMVGPDYTEMVSILLNYIAKTKPGAKVALVYSDTEFGRDPVDEARDTAKKLNLNMVAEIVTPPTSVDVSAEVIKLRRAAPDYTIFHGYVLAPIPEFINQAKSLGMKTEFMGTFWSMDHQTVMRMGDNADGFMGVMPYRYYYDTEGKSPMLEKIRQLRPEYQTTGYTQGFLAAMLLTEAAKRTLDAGKPLTGSNMKTALNSISNFDTGGLIGTPISIKGNSIPVGRVYKADMKQKKMVPASDWITLK comes from the coding sequence ATGCAAATGAAAAAATGGATCACCGCATTGACGGCGGCCAGCGCCATGACGATGGCCGCCTCGGCCTCGGCCCAACAGGAAGACATCGTGCTCGGCGGTTCGATCCCGATGACCGGCGTATTTGCCTTTGCCGGCATTGCGATCGACCAAGGGATCAAGGACTACGTCAAGATGCTCAACGATGCAGGCGGCATCAAGGGACGCAAGGTGCTCTACGTGCCGGAAGACACTGCGTACAAGGTCGATCAATCCATGGCGGCATATAAGAAGATCACCAGCCAGCACAAGGTCAATCTGTATTATGCCGACTCGACCGGCTTTTCCAAGACCGTCAATCCCGAAATCGAAAGAGCGGGATCAATCCTGATGACTGGTGCTTCGTTCGGCAAGGAAATCAACGATCCCAAAAAATATCCGTCGCAATTCATGGTCGGTCCCGACTACACGGAAATGGTCAGCATCCTGTTGAACTACATTGCCAAAACCAAGCCGGGTGCGAAGGTCGCATTGGTCTACTCGGATACAGAATTCGGCCGCGATCCGGTGGACGAGGCGCGCGACACCGCCAAGAAGCTCAACCTGAATATGGTGGCGGAAATCGTCACGCCGCCCACCAGCGTCGACGTGTCGGCAGAAGTGATCAAGCTGCGTCGTGCCGCGCCGGATTACACGATCTTCCATGGCTATGTGCTGGCACCGATTCCGGAGTTCATCAACCAGGCCAAGTCCTTGGGCATGAAGACTGAATTCATGGGCACCTTCTGGAGCATGGACCATCAGACCGTGATGCGCATGGGCGACAATGCCGATGGTTTCATGGGTGTGATGCCATATCGCTATTACTACGATACCGAGGGCAAGTCGCCGATGCTGGAAAAGATCCGCCAACTGCGTCCGGAATACCAGACCACCGGCTATACCCAGGGCTTCCTGGCCGCGATGCTGCTGACCGAAGCGGCCAAGCGTACGCTGGATGCGGGCAAGCCACTGACCGGTTCGAACATGAAAACCGCGCTCAATTCGATCAGCAACTTCGACACTGGCGGTCTCATCGGCACACCGATTTCCATCAAGGGCAATTCCATCCCGGTCGGGCGCGTCTACAAGGCTGACATGAAGCAAAAGAAGATGGTGCCCGCATCCGATTGGATCACCCTGAAATAG
- a CDS encoding ABC transporter ATP-binding protein, with protein sequence MVLEVNNIEVVYNKAVQVLRGLSLAVPRGKIVALLGSNGAGKSTMLKAVSNLLPLEDGAMTRGEVSFDGKATTGSSPHQLVRSGLFHVMEGRRVFEDLSIEENLVAAGYALTDGRKPDFDLVYEYFPRLYERRKGLAGYLSGGEQQMLAIGRALVAQPKLILLDEPSLGLSPVLVETIFTIIARINAERGVSMLLVEQNASVALAVADYGYIMETGKIVIDGSAEKLAADPDVREFYLGVGTEGGAKSFRELKHYKRRKRWLS encoded by the coding sequence ATGGTCCTCGAAGTCAACAACATCGAGGTGGTCTACAATAAGGCAGTGCAAGTGCTGCGGGGCCTGTCGCTGGCAGTCCCGCGCGGCAAGATCGTCGCACTGCTGGGCAGCAATGGCGCGGGCAAATCGACGATGCTCAAGGCCGTGTCCAATCTGCTGCCGCTGGAAGACGGCGCCATGACGCGCGGCGAAGTCAGTTTCGATGGCAAGGCGACCACCGGCAGCAGTCCGCACCAACTGGTGCGGTCCGGGCTGTTCCATGTGATGGAAGGACGGCGCGTGTTTGAAGACTTGAGCATCGAGGAAAACCTGGTCGCCGCCGGCTATGCGCTCACTGATGGAAGGAAACCGGATTTCGATCTGGTGTATGAATATTTCCCACGCCTGTATGAGCGGCGCAAGGGCCTGGCCGGTTATCTGTCCGGCGGCGAACAGCAGATGCTTGCGATCGGACGCGCGCTAGTCGCACAGCCGAAACTGATCCTGCTCGATGAACCGTCGCTGGGCTTGTCGCCGGTGCTGGTCGAAACCATTTTCACCATCATTGCCCGCATCAATGCCGAGCGCGGCGTGTCGATGTTGCTGGTCGAGCAGAATGCCTCCGTCGCGCTGGCTGTGGCGGACTATGGCTACATCATGGAAACCGGCAAGATCGTGATCGATGGCAGCGCCGAAAAACTGGCAGCCGATCCCGATGTGCGCGAGTTTTATCTCGGTGTCGGCACGGAAGGCGGTGCAAAGAGTTTCCGCGAACTTAAACATTACAAGCGCCGCAAGCGCTGGCTTTCCTGA
- a CDS encoding AMP-dependent synthetase/ligase, with protein MNTLAASFDKTQAQMLRQQAQLRPDALAIRQKEYGIWRPVSWSAYYRRARHVGLGYHALGLRAGAHIGILSENRIEWVLSQLGAGLVGMVTVGVYPTSPANEIAYVLNHADAELVICEDQEQADKVLASLDQLPLLKKIVVMERKGFAETQALDPTRIIGFGELEELGAAHEHHYLRLIDDCLDAQTLEDIALIIYTSGSTGKPKGAMISYGNIAAMAPGVIDRLGLDGHTAHLSYLPLCHVAEQMLTTFVPLYLGSRVDFGESIRTVQEDLREVAPTMFLGVPRIWEKLHSAILIKMQETGALQRWLFAQAMRACDGFSDKATHQRSASEKMLFTFWYLLVFRALQNFIGLRAARIALTGAAPISPGIVRFFRTMGIPLVEVYGMTETSGMVLGQKVDAARPGNVGVPTLGVDYRLSPQGELQIKGPVVFKGYYKTPEATSSTIVDGWLHTGDVVAEESGMLKIVDRLKDIMITAGGKNLTPSEIENTMKSSRFIKECIVIAEARKYVSALIQIDYEAVAQWAEARNIAFTHFRSLVESPEVLKLIQAEVDAGNSRLAQVSQIRKFHLLVKELDHDDGEVTATMKVRRASIYKTYAMEIEAMYR; from the coding sequence ATGAACACGCTCGCCGCATCCTTTGACAAGACCCAGGCGCAGATGCTGCGCCAGCAAGCGCAACTGCGTCCGGACGCACTGGCCATTCGCCAGAAGGAATATGGGATCTGGCGCCCGGTGAGCTGGTCCGCTTACTATCGACGCGCGCGGCATGTCGGGCTCGGTTACCATGCGCTCGGCCTGCGCGCCGGCGCGCATATCGGCATTCTTTCGGAAAACCGGATCGAGTGGGTGTTGTCCCAACTCGGCGCCGGACTGGTCGGCATGGTCACGGTCGGCGTCTATCCAACCAGTCCGGCCAATGAAATCGCCTATGTGCTCAACCATGCCGACGCGGAACTGGTGATATGCGAAGACCAGGAGCAGGCGGACAAGGTGCTTGCGTCGCTGGATCAACTGCCGTTGCTGAAGAAAATCGTCGTGATGGAACGCAAGGGATTCGCTGAAACCCAGGCGCTCGATCCGACGCGCATCATCGGCTTTGGCGAACTCGAAGAACTGGGTGCCGCGCATGAGCACCACTACCTGCGCTTGATCGATGACTGCCTCGATGCGCAAACGCTGGAAGACATCGCCCTCATCATCTATACCTCGGGCTCGACCGGCAAGCCCAAGGGCGCCATGATCAGCTACGGCAATATTGCTGCCATGGCGCCCGGCGTGATCGATCGCCTTGGACTGGACGGACATACCGCTCACCTCTCTTATCTGCCGCTTTGCCATGTCGCGGAGCAGATGCTCACGACTTTCGTGCCGCTGTACCTTGGTTCGCGCGTCGATTTCGGCGAATCCATTCGTACCGTGCAGGAAGACTTGCGTGAAGTGGCGCCGACCATGTTCCTTGGCGTGCCGCGCATCTGGGAAAAGCTGCACTCGGCGATCCTGATCAAGATGCAGGAAACCGGAGCTTTGCAGCGGTGGCTGTTTGCACAGGCCATGCGCGCCTGCGACGGTTTTTCCGACAAGGCAACGCATCAGCGTTCGGCATCCGAGAAGATGCTTTTTACGTTCTGGTACCTGCTGGTATTTCGCGCGTTGCAAAATTTCATCGGTTTGCGCGCCGCGCGAATCGCGCTGACCGGCGCCGCACCGATCTCGCCCGGTATCGTCCGATTCTTTCGCACGATGGGTATTCCTTTGGTCGAAGTTTATGGAATGACGGAAACCAGCGGCATGGTGCTCGGACAGAAAGTCGATGCTGCGCGTCCCGGCAATGTCGGTGTACCGACGCTGGGCGTTGACTACCGGCTCTCCCCACAGGGAGAGTTGCAGATCAAGGGTCCGGTCGTCTTCAAAGGGTATTACAAGACTCCCGAAGCCACATCGTCGACCATCGTTGACGGATGGCTGCATACCGGCGATGTGGTGGCGGAAGAATCCGGCATGCTCAAGATCGTCGATCGGTTGAAGGACATCATGATCACCGCCGGCGGCAAGAACCTGACGCCATCCGAAATCGAAAACACGATGAAGTCCAGCCGTTTCATCAAGGAATGCATCGTCATCGCGGAAGCGCGGAAATATGTATCGGCGCTGATCCAGATCGATTACGAAGCTGTCGCGCAGTGGGCGGAAGCGCGTAATATCGCATTCACGCATTTTCGGTCGCTGGTCGAGTCGCCCGAAGTACTCAAGCTGATCCAGGCCGAAGTCGATGCCGGCAATAGCCGTCTGGCGCAGGTATCGCAGATCCGGAAATTTCATTTGCTGGTCAAGGAACTCGACCATGACGATGGCGAAGTCACGGCAACGATGAAAGTACGCCGTGCGAGCATCTACAAAACTTATGCAATGGAAATTGAAGCGATGTATCGCTAA
- a CDS encoding TetR/AcrR family transcriptional regulator, with product MASKTSPPAKAAAKSSAKTATRSRATSPSLPSPWSKTRDIEREREAKRDAVLRTAAQIFNEKGFHATSLDEVAERLQITKPTLYYYVKNKDDILFQCVSRGLDMMQEAIRLTGQSGGTARDKLVAAMRQYAEIVTMDFGMCVIRVGEDPLPPESRKKLRQMKGAIDLEFRELIRQGIEEGTMVKCDPKMAAFAIAGALSWIGRWYRSDGPQGPQEIADQFINLLECGLCSNQNSGSQKTAIADVPKRTTRSRKTAPA from the coding sequence ATGGCATCCAAAACCAGCCCGCCGGCAAAAGCGGCGGCCAAGTCATCTGCAAAAACCGCAACACGTTCCCGCGCAACGTCGCCCTCGCTGCCGTCGCCATGGAGCAAGACACGCGACATCGAGCGCGAACGGGAAGCCAAGCGCGATGCCGTGCTGCGTACTGCAGCGCAAATCTTCAATGAAAAGGGTTTTCATGCCACCTCGCTCGATGAAGTCGCGGAAAGACTGCAGATCACCAAGCCCACGCTCTACTACTACGTCAAGAACAAGGACGACATCCTGTTTCAGTGCGTCAGCCGCGGCCTCGACATGATGCAGGAAGCGATCCGCCTTACAGGCCAGTCCGGCGGCACCGCGCGGGATAAGCTGGTGGCGGCGATGCGGCAATACGCCGAAATCGTCACGATGGATTTCGGCATGTGCGTGATCCGGGTGGGTGAAGATCCGTTGCCGCCCGAAAGCCGCAAGAAGCTGCGCCAGATGAAAGGCGCCATCGATCTTGAGTTTCGCGAACTGATCCGGCAGGGCATAGAAGAAGGCACGATGGTGAAATGCGATCCGAAAATGGCGGCCTTTGCGATTGCCGGCGCACTCAGTTGGATAGGACGCTGGTACCGTTCGGACGGCCCACAAGGACCGCAGGAAATCGCCGATCAATTCATCAATCTGCTTGAGTGCGGACTGTGCAGCAATCAAAACAGCGGCAGCCAAAAGACTGCGATCGCTGATGTACCCAAGCGCACGACGCGCAGCCGGAAGACCGCCCCGGCATAG